A DNA window from Nerophis lumbriciformis linkage group LG33, RoL_Nlum_v2.1, whole genome shotgun sequence contains the following coding sequences:
- the adra2b gene encoding alpha-2B adrenergic receptor: MGSVPEGGCSLELHGWNVSGASVPCNQSVLKLAPYSPEATAAFATAITLMVLFTIVGNVLVIIAVLTSRALQGPQNLFLVSLAAADILVATLIIPFSLANELLGYWYFKSLWCEIYLALDVLFCTSSIVHLCAISLDRYLSISRVTYGRQRTPRRIKAAIVVVWFISAIISFPPLLSLNKSEGGDLASERGPQCQLNDERWYILYSTIGSFFAPCLIMILVYVRIYQIAKQRTRCPPGEPRKEGVGGATPSQAKRHLQANGRENEDEKQSSPKKMYNDRPPTLAITPSPSGGLTQPSQDPNPNNLQPPPPSPAMSQVTSSLDTSLHAPPAAPLSAPQASPAKSKEAAKKVKQQKSNKSDNNNGDISSTDSEASHGGGRGSTSMPGSPAGGGIHSPGSIKRYRNMIATSKGARLVPGRKSRRETNPGAARRKAMLNREKRFTFVLAVVIGVFVVCWFPFFFSYSLQAVCPETCAIPDPLFKFFFWIGYCNSCLNPVIYTIFNKEFRMAFKKILCSNTKGTFF; this comes from the coding sequence ATGGGCTCGGTGCCAGAGGGCGGCTGCTCTCTGGAGCTACACGGCTGGAATGTGAGCGGCGCCTCCGTCCCCTGCAACCAGAGCGTCCTCAAGCTGGCGCCCTACTCCCCCGAAGCCACGGCGGCCTTCGCCACCGCCATCACCCTGATGGTGCTCTTCACCATCGTGGGGAACGTGCTGGTCATCATCGCCGTCCTGACCAGCCGCGCCCTGCAAGGTCCCCAAAACCTTTTCCTGGTGTCACTGGCCGCCGCCGACATCTTGGTGGCCACGCTCATCATCCCCTTCTCTCTGGCCAATGAACTTCTGGGCTACTGGTACTTCAAGTCTCTGTGGTGTGAGATCTACCTGGCCTTGGATGTGCTCTTCTGCACCTCGTCCATCGTGCACCTGTGCGCCATCTCTCTGGACCGCTACCTGTCCATCTCCAGGGTGACCTACGGTCGCCAGCGGACTCCCAGACGCATCAAAGCTGCCATCGTGGTGGTGTGGTTCATCTCCGCCATTATTTCCTTCCCTCCCCTGCTGTCCCTCAATAAGAGCGAGGGAGGCGACCTGGCGAGTGAGAGGGGTCCTCAGTGCCAGCTCAACGACGAGCGCTGGTACATTCTTTACTCCACCATCGGCTCCTTCTTCGCTCCGTGCCTCATCATGATCCTTGTCTACGTGAGAATCTACCAAATTGCAAAGCAGAGAACGCGGTGCCCCCCTGGGGAGCCTCGCAAGGAGGGTGTCGGCGGTGCCACGCCGAGTCAAGCGAAGCGGCACTTACAGGCCAACGGCAGGGAGAACGAGGACGAAAAACAGTCTTCCCCTAAGAAAATGTACAATGACAGACCCCCCACCCTCGCCATTACACCGTCTCCTTCAGGGGGGCTGACGCAACCCTCCCAGGACCCCAACCCTAATAACCTCCAACCTCCACCCCCTTCTCCAGCCATGAGCCAAGTCACCAGCTCCTTAGATACCTCGCTCCATGCACCACCTGCTGCTCCACTGTCGGCGCCCCAAGCCTCTCCAGCCAAGTCTAAAGAGGCCGCCAAGAAGGTCAAACAGCAAAAGAGCAACAAATCTGACAACAACAACGGCGACATCTCCAGCACGGACAGCGAGGCCAGCCACGGCGGGGGCAGGGGCAGCACCAGTATGCCGGGGTCGCCCGCAGGAGGGGGCATCCACTCCCCTGGCTCCATCAAGCGATACAGGAACATGATCGCCACTTCAAAGGGAGCTCGGCTGGTGCCGGGGAGGAAGTCCAGACGAGAGACCAACCCCGGGGCGGCCAGGCGCAAAGCCATGCTCAACAGAGAGAAGCGCTTCACTTTCGTCCTGGCCGTGGTCATCGGGGTCTTCGTGGTGTGCTGGttccccttcttcttctcctACTCCCTGCAGGCCGTGTGCCCCGAGACATGCGCTATCCCAGACCCGCTCTTTAAGTTCTTCTTCTGGATCGGGTACTGCAACTCTTGTCTCAACCCAGTCATCTACACCATCTTCAACAAAGAATTTAGGATGGCTTTCAAAAAGATTTTGTGCAGCAACACTAAGGGTACTTTCTTCTAG